A segment of the Vagococcus hydrophili genome:
TTATGAAAAGGTCTCAATCATGTTAAAGGCAGTGGCAGATCCTAAGCGGTTAAAAATAGTTCATCTTTTATCTGGAGGAACCATGTGTGCTTGCGAAGTGTTGGAGCACTTTGATTTCACGCAACCAACTTTGTCTCATCATATGAAAGTCTTAGAAAAAGCAGGCATTGTGGTCGTTAACAAAAAAGGACAATGGCATCATTATGAGTTAAAAGAGGATTTTTTAGATCAGACAATGGTGATTATCGAAACGTTATTACAATCAAAAAAGGAGTTTGAAGAATGAGCGAAGCATTAGAAATAAAAGGCTTGAAAAAGAAATATGCGACAGGTGTAGAAGCATTAAAAGGCATTGATTTAACTGTGACAGACGGTGATTTTTATGCGTTACTTGGACCAAATGGGGCAGGAAAATCAACAACAATCGGTATTATTACGTCATTAGTTAATAAAACAGCAGGACAAGTAAAAGTTTTTGGCTACGATATTGATACAGAACTAGTTCAAGCAAAACAACAAATTGGATTAGTACCACAAGAATTTAACTTCAATCCCTTTGAAACAGTCCAACAAATTGTGGTAAACCAAGCTGGTTATTACGGGGTTTCAAGAAAAGAAGCTTTGGAGCGAAGTGAAAAATACTTAAAACAATCTGATTTATGGGGAAAAAGAGATGTTCGTGCCCGCATGTTATCTGGTGGGATGAAGCGCCGTTTGATGATTGCTAGAGCCTTAATGCACGAACCAAAATTACTCATTTTAGATGAACCCACAGCAGGTGTGGATATTGAGTTAAGACGTGACATGTGGCAATTTTTACGTGAGTTAAATGAAGCAGGCACAACGATTATTTTAACCACTCACTACTTAGAGGAAGCAGAGATGCTTTGTCGAAATATCGGAATTATCCAATCAGGAGAATTGATTGAAAACACAAGTATGAAAGAATTGTTATCCAAACTACAATCAGAAACGTTCATTTTAGATTTAGAGGCAACAGGAAAACAACCAAAAATTAAAGGTTACGTGACAACTATGGATGATGAAGCGACTTTAGCTGTTGAGGTTAATAAAGATCAAGGAATGAATGATGTCTTTACGCAATTAACAGAGCAAGGCATCAAAGTTCTTTCTATGAGAAACAAATCAAATCGTTTAGAGGAATTATTCTTAAAAATTACAGAGGAGCAACACGTGGAGGCAAATCATGAATAAATTGTATATGACAGCATTAAAAAGTTTGGCGGTCAAAGAAACAAACCGTTACTTAAGAATTTGGGTTCAAACCTTGGTGCCACCAGTGATTACAACGTCATTATATTTCATTATTTTCGGTAAAATGATTGGCGGACGTATTGGCGAAATGGGCGGTTTCTCTTATATGGAATTTATCGTGCCAGGGCTTATCATGATGTCGGCCATTACGAGTTCATATTCCAATGTGTCTTCTTCATTTTTCTCACAGAAATTTCAAAAGAATATTGAAGAGTTACTAGTGGCGCCAGTCCCAACACACATTATTATTTGGGGCTTTGTGATTGGTGGGTTAGGACGAAGTTTACTAGTTGGAACTCTGGTAACCATTATTTCTCTATTATTCGTTCCATTAAATGTTTTCTCATGGTCAATTGTCATCGTGACTCTTTTAATGACAGCCATTCTATTTTCATTAGCAGGTCTAATCAACGGAATTTTTGCCCAATCATTTGATGATGTTTCAATTGTCCCAACCTTTGTTTTACAACCCTTAACTTATTTAGGTGGGGTGTTTTACTCGATTTCTATGTTGCCACCAATTTGGCAAGCAGTCTCAAAAATCAATCCAATCGTTTATATGATATCAGGCTTCAGATACGGATTCTTAGGAATGGAAGATGTACCATTAGCAATCTCAATGTCAATCCTAATCGTCTTCATCATCGTACTATACAGCGTTTGTTGGTATTTGATCGAAAAAGGAAGAGGATTAAGAAGTTAGATTAGAGTGGATTTAAAAGCGTCATGCTCTGAGTAACTGGAGGTAATTTAAAACAATCCGCTTTTTGGATTGATTTAAATTAGTGAAGTTACCGAAGGAGCAGCTTTTTAATCCCGGACTAGATAAGAAAGGTGAGAATGGCGTTTAGCTCCGAGCAACTGGAAGAAATGAAAAACAATTCGCGCTTTTTGAATTGATTTTCATTTCTGAAGTTGTTGAAGGAGCTGCCATTTGAACCTGGACTAATAAGAGTGATGAAAAAGGTGCTTAGCTCCAAGCAACTGGAGGAAATAAAAAATAATCGACGCACTTTTCGATTAATTTTTATTTTTGAAGTTGCCTCAGGAGCTGCCATTTGAATCCAGACTAGATAAGAGTGAATAAAAAAAGCGCTTAGCTCCAAGTAACCCAAAATCCAAAAGAGTAGTGGCTATTGTGGAATAGTCGCTATTCTTTTTTTGAATTAAGAAAGCGTGTACAAATAGTGGCTGATATCGTATGATGAAAAAAGAGGAGGGTGTTTAATGAAACGAAGAATAGGGAAAATTGGTTTAGTTATTGTAGCTATTATTTGGGGTACTGGATTTGTAGTAACAGCTTTAGCCCTGGAAAATTATACGCCATATCAAATTTTAGCTATTCGTTTTACCGTAGCATTTGTTGTCTTACTATTAGTTAATCTAAAAAAACTGCGCTTACTCTCCCTAAAAACACTAGGACGAGGCAGTTTACTAGGAACTGTTTTATTTTTAGCTTACGCCTTTCAAACGATTGGACTTCAATATACAACGGCGTCAAAAAATGCTTTTTTAACAGCAGTGAATGTCATCATCGTACCTTTTTTAAGCTATTTAATTTTGAAAAATAAATTGCCGCTGAAAAATTTTGTAGGAAGTTTTGTGACGCTTATTGGTATTGGTTTGTTGTCTTTAACCGGTACGATGGGAGGATTTAATTTAGGTGATGGACTAACTTTAATTTGTGCTGTTTTTTTCGCCTTGCAAATTTTTGTAACGGATCTTTTTGTGGCTGAGGAGGAAACATGGGCTTTGATGTTACTTCAAATGGGAGCTGCCGCCTTACTCTCTTGGCTAACCCTCTTTATTTCAGGTGAAACAAGCATTAATTATCAGCCGGTCAATTTATTACCAGTTTTTTATTTAGGGTTGGCAAGTACCTTACTCGCCTACTTCCTTCAAACAGTATCACAAAAATATACCACCAGTTCAGAAGCAGCCATTATTTTATCAACAGAAGCTTTCTTTGGCATGTTAGGTTCTGTCATATTACTTGGTGAAAAAGTATCGATGAATATGTTAATGGGCGGGTTATTCATATTTATCGGCGTATTAATTGTGGAATTAGATTTTGGGAGAAGTAAAAAAATATAAGGGAGATTGGTGTGATAGCCAATCTCTTTTTTTACCCTTTCATTCAAAAATAGATTTGAATGAGGGGTTGAGTTGTGCTATCATTCAAATATAAGTTTGAACGAGGAGAGATGGAAGTGGCAAAAAATACGTGTGATGTGGATTTAATCCATCAGGAAGATGTAGCCTTTTGTAAGGAAGAAATTGAGAAAGTTGCTTTAGAATCAGTATTAAAAAAATTTAAACTGATTGCAGATGAGAAGCGGTTTAAAATACTTTATAGCTTGTCTTTAGAAAAAGAATTGTGTGTCTGTGATATTGCCAATATTTTAGATTCAAGTATTGCGACAGCGTCTCACCATTTGCAACAGCTTAAAAAAATTGGGGCTGTGGATCATCGTCAAAAAGGAAAAATGTTGTATTACTCTATAAAAAATCAAGAACTCGTTCAATTAATTCAGCTAGGAATTAGTTTACAAGAAGGAGAATAGAGATGAAAACAAAAGAATACCGAATTGAAGGTCTTAGTTGCCCAAATTGTTCGAAAAAATTTGAAAAAAACGTGGCAAACATTGCTGGTATTAGTGAAGCAAGTGTTAATTTTGCAGTAGGAAAAATTACAGTTACAGGCAAAGCAAGTATTGAAGAAATCGAAGCAGCTGGCGCTTTTGAAAATCTAAAAATCATTGATGAGAGTCAAAGAGAAGTGAGTCATGAAAAGACAAGTAAAGTAAAAGAAAATTGGACGTTAACCCTTGCCTTAATGTTTATTGTCGGCGCATTAATTTCTCAAAGTATTAACGGAGAGCAAGCATATCTTACCATTGGTTTATTTTTAAGTGCCATTGTGATAGGCGGTTTTAGTTTATTTATTGAAGGTATCAAGGACTTATTCAAACTTAATTTTTCTATGCAATTATTAATGACCATTGCGATTATCGGAGCGTCAACAATTGGTCAATGGGCAGAAGGTTCTGTGGTTGTAATTCTCTTTGCGATTAGTGAAGCGTTGGAAAAATTCTCCATGGATAAAGCGAGACAATCTATCCGTTCTTTAATGGATATTGCCCCTAAAGAAGCGCTTGTTGTAAGAGATGGGAAAGAAGTTTCGATTCATGTGGAAGATATTTTAGTTGGAGATATCATGTTGATAAAACCGGGACAAAAAATTGCGATGGATGGTGTCATTGTTAAAGGTCATTCATCAGTGAATCAAGGGGCCATTACAGGTGAATCTGTTCCAGTTGAAAAGAATGTGGCAGATGATGTTTTTGCGGGAACCTTGAATGAAGAGGGAATGTTAGAAGTTAAAGTCACTAAGTTAGTCAAAGATTCGACGATTTCTAAAATTATTCATTTAGTGGAGGAGGCCCAAGGAGAAAGAGCGCCTGCTCAAGCTTTTGTGGATAAATTTGCTAAATATTACACACCAGCTATTATGTTAATTTCTTTCTTAGTGGTAGTCATTCCGCCAACTTTATTTAACGGGGATTGGAACACTTGGTTGTATCAGGGATTGTCATTACTCGTAGTTGGTTGTCCTTGTTCTTTAGTAATTTCAACACCCGTTTCTATTGTGTCAGCGATTAGTAATGCCGCAAAAAATGGTGTCTTAATTAAAGGTGGTATCTACTTAGAAGAAGTTGGTGGCCTTCAAGCAATTGCTTTTGATAAAACAGGTACCTTAACAAAAGGTGAACCTGTTGTAACAGATTATATCGTTGTAGAGGATGCTAAAAAAGATCACTATTTTGAAATGATTGCCGCTCTTGAAAGTTACTCAGGTCATCCACTAGCTTCTGCGATTATGAAAGAATTAAAGCAAAAAAAATTATCAGTAGATCATGTGAAAATTGAAGACTTTTCCTCTATTACAGGAAAAGGTATTAAAGGAAAAATTGAGGGCGTTACTTATTATGTAGGAAGTGCTAAATTATTTGAAGTAAGTTTAAATCAAGCAACTGATTTAAAAACTACTTATGAAAAACTTCAAGCACAAGGAAAAACTGTGATGATTTTTGGTGAAGAAAATCAAATTTTAGGTATGATTGCTGTCGCAGATGAAGTCAGAGTAACGAGTCAACAAGTTATCAAAGAACTTCATGAGGCGGGAATTAAGCACACGATTATGTTAACGGGAGACAATGAAACGACTGCCCAAGCTATTGGTCAAGAGGTTGGTGTGACAGAGATTAAAGGTGATTTAATGCCACAAGATAAATTGGATTATATTAAATCGTTGAAGAATTCTTATCAAAAAGTAGCAATGGTGGGAGACGGTGTGAATGATGCCCCGGCTCTTGCGGCAGCTAGTGTGGGGATTGCCATGGGTGGTGCTGGAACGGATACCGCTTTAGAAACGGCAGACGTAGCTCTAATGGGAGACGACTTAGAAAAATTACCTTTCTTAATTAGATTAAGTCGTAAAACATTAGGTGTCATTAAGCAAAATATTACTTTATCTTTAGCCATTAAACTAATCGCTTTATTACTGATTATTCCAGGGTGGTTAACATTATGGTTAGCTATTGTAGCTGACATGGGAGCCACTATTTTAGTGACCTTGAATGGGTTACGATTGATGAAGATAAAATAGAAATACTTGAAGAACTTCTTTTATGAGAGGTTCTTTTTTTATAAAAACCGTTGACATCTTAAAAATAGTCTGATAATATTCAATCTTGTAAAACGTAATCGTTACGATTTGAAAAAGATGTGGAGGATGGAAAATGAAGAAACGACTATTTTTAGGAATATTTTTAATAGGATTAATTGGTATGGCAAGTGCATGTGGTGCTGGAAATAAAAAAGAAGTTAGTAAGGATAAACTGCAAATTATGACAAGTTTTTATCCGATGTATGATTTTACAAAACATATTGTGGGAGATGAAGC
Coding sequences within it:
- a CDS encoding ArsR/SmtB family transcription factor; translated protein: MDYEKVSIMLKAVADPKRLKIVHLLSGGTMCACEVLEHFDFTQPTLSHHMKVLEKAGIVVVNKKGQWHHYELKEDFLDQTMVIIETLLQSKKEFEE
- a CDS encoding ABC transporter ATP-binding protein, producing the protein MSEALEIKGLKKKYATGVEALKGIDLTVTDGDFYALLGPNGAGKSTTIGIITSLVNKTAGQVKVFGYDIDTELVQAKQQIGLVPQEFNFNPFETVQQIVVNQAGYYGVSRKEALERSEKYLKQSDLWGKRDVRARMLSGGMKRRLMIARALMHEPKLLILDEPTAGVDIELRRDMWQFLRELNEAGTTIILTTHYLEEAEMLCRNIGIIQSGELIENTSMKELLSKLQSETFILDLEATGKQPKIKGYVTTMDDEATLAVEVNKDQGMNDVFTQLTEQGIKVLSMRNKSNRLEELFLKITEEQHVEANHE
- a CDS encoding ABC transporter permease, producing the protein MNKLYMTALKSLAVKETNRYLRIWVQTLVPPVITTSLYFIIFGKMIGGRIGEMGGFSYMEFIVPGLIMMSAITSSYSNVSSSFFSQKFQKNIEELLVAPVPTHIIIWGFVIGGLGRSLLVGTLVTIISLLFVPLNVFSWSIVIVTLLMTAILFSLAGLINGIFAQSFDDVSIVPTFVLQPLTYLGGVFYSISMLPPIWQAVSKINPIVYMISGFRYGFLGMEDVPLAISMSILIVFIIVLYSVCWYLIEKGRGLRS
- a CDS encoding DMT family transporter, with the translated sequence MKRRIGKIGLVIVAIIWGTGFVVTALALENYTPYQILAIRFTVAFVVLLLVNLKKLRLLSLKTLGRGSLLGTVLFLAYAFQTIGLQYTTASKNAFLTAVNVIIVPFLSYLILKNKLPLKNFVGSFVTLIGIGLLSLTGTMGGFNLGDGLTLICAVFFALQIFVTDLFVAEEETWALMLLQMGAAALLSWLTLFISGETSINYQPVNLLPVFYLGLASTLLAYFLQTVSQKYTTSSEAAIILSTEAFFGMLGSVILLGEKVSMNMLMGGLFIFIGVLIVELDFGRSKKI
- a CDS encoding ArsR/SmtB family transcription factor, with translation MAKNTCDVDLIHQEDVAFCKEEIEKVALESVLKKFKLIADEKRFKILYSLSLEKELCVCDIANILDSSIATASHHLQQLKKIGAVDHRQKGKMLYYSIKNQELVQLIQLGISLQEGE
- a CDS encoding heavy metal translocating P-type ATPase, whose translation is MKTKEYRIEGLSCPNCSKKFEKNVANIAGISEASVNFAVGKITVTGKASIEEIEAAGAFENLKIIDESQREVSHEKTSKVKENWTLTLALMFIVGALISQSINGEQAYLTIGLFLSAIVIGGFSLFIEGIKDLFKLNFSMQLLMTIAIIGASTIGQWAEGSVVVILFAISEALEKFSMDKARQSIRSLMDIAPKEALVVRDGKEVSIHVEDILVGDIMLIKPGQKIAMDGVIVKGHSSVNQGAITGESVPVEKNVADDVFAGTLNEEGMLEVKVTKLVKDSTISKIIHLVEEAQGERAPAQAFVDKFAKYYTPAIMLISFLVVVIPPTLFNGDWNTWLYQGLSLLVVGCPCSLVISTPVSIVSAISNAAKNGVLIKGGIYLEEVGGLQAIAFDKTGTLTKGEPVVTDYIVVEDAKKDHYFEMIAALESYSGHPLASAIMKELKQKKLSVDHVKIEDFSSITGKGIKGKIEGVTYYVGSAKLFEVSLNQATDLKTTYEKLQAQGKTVMIFGEENQILGMIAVADEVRVTSQQVIKELHEAGIKHTIMLTGDNETTAQAIGQEVGVTEIKGDLMPQDKLDYIKSLKNSYQKVAMVGDGVNDAPALAAASVGIAMGGAGTDTALETADVALMGDDLEKLPFLIRLSRKTLGVIKQNITLSLAIKLIALLLIIPGWLTLWLAIVADMGATILVTLNGLRLMKIK